DNA sequence from the Sporichthya brevicatena genome:
TGTTCACCGCCGACGGGGAGCTGCTCGTCGCCCGCGAGGACGTCGGGCGCCACAACGCGGTCGACAAGGTGCTGGGCTGGGCGTTGCTGAACGGCCTCGTGCCCGCGGCCGGGTCGGTCCTGATGCTCTCGGGCCGGGCCTCTTTCGAGTTGGTGCAGAAGGCCGCGATGGCCGGGGTTCCCGTGGTCGCGGCGATCTCGGCCCCCTCGACGCTGGCCGTCGAGCTCGCCGAGGACAGCGGCATCACGCTCGTCGGCTTCGTGCGGGGCGATCACATGACGGTCTATGCAGGTGCCGAGCGGGTCAGCGGCGGCGAGTGAGCTCAGCCCTCTAAGTTGAGGGTCATGCCTCGACCGGACTACCCCACCGCCCGCCGCCAGGAGATCGTCGAGGACCTTCACGGTCACTCGGTCGCCGACCCGTACCGCTGGCTGGAGGACCCCGCCGACCCCGAGACCGAAGCCTGGTCGACCGCGCAGGACGAGCTGTTCGCCGCGCACCGCGCGACCTGGCCCGGCGCGGACGGCCTGCGGGCGCGGCTGACCCAGCTGCTCGGAGCCGGCGTCGTCAGCGCCCCGGCCTGGCGCGGGGACCGGCAGTTCTTCATGCGCCGCACCGCCGAGCAGGAGCACGCGGTGCTCGTGACCGTCGACCCCTTCGACCAAGGAGGAGGCGAGCGCATCCTGCTCGACCCGATGGAGATCGACCCGTCGGGCCTGACGACCCTCGACGCGTGGCAGCCGTCGAAGGACGGCAAGTACCTCGCCTACCAGCTCTCCGCGGGCGGGACCGAGGAGTCGGTGCTGCGGGTCATGGACGTCGCGACCGGTGAGCTCGTCGACGGCCCGATCGACCGCGGCCGCTACTCCCCTGTCGCCTGGATGCCGGACAGCAAGGCGTTCTACTACGTCCGCCGGCTCGCCCCGGACCTGGTGCCGGCCGGTGAGGAGCAGTACCACCGCCGCGTGTACCTGCACCGTGTCGGCACCGATCCCGAGACCGACGTCGAGATCTTCGGAGCGGGGCTCGACAAGCGGAACTACTACGGCGTCTCGGTCAGCCGCGACGGCCGGTGGCTGACGATCACCGCGAACACCGGGACGGCACCACGCAACGACGTCTGGCTCGCCGACCTCTCCGCCTCGCCGCTGGAGCAGCCCGAACTCCTCGTCGTGCAGAACGGCGTCGACGCCTCGACCGGCATCGAGGTCGCGCGCGACGGCCGGCTCTACGTCTTCACCGATCTCGACGCCCGCCGCGGCCGGCTGTGCGTCACGACCCCGGACGCCCCGACCGCGGAGCACTGGCGCGATCTGATTCCCGAGGACCCCGAGGCGGTGCTGGAGGGTTACGCGATCCTCGACGGGCCCGAGCTCGGCGAGAGCCCCGTCCTGCTGTGCGCGTGGACCCGGCACGCGGTCAGCGAGCTGACCCTCCACGACCTCGCCACCGGCGAGCGCCGCGGCGAGGTGCCGCTGCCCGGACTGGGCTCGATCTCCGGCGTCAGTGAGCGGCCGGAGGGCGGCCACGAGGCGTGGTTCGGCTACACCGACCACACGACGCCGTCGTCGGTCTACCGCTTCGACGCCCGGACCGGCACGACGTCGTTGTGGGCCAGCGCGCCCGGCGTCGTCGACGTCCCCGACGTCACCACCGAGCAGGTCGTCTACACCTCGCGGGACGGCACGCAGGTCCGCATGTTCGTCATGTACCGCACCGGCGAGACGCCCGACGTCGCCGGCCCGCGGCCGACCACCCTGTACGGCTACGGCGGGTTCGGCATCTCGCTGACCCCGGCGTACTCGGCCGGAATCCTCGCCTGGGTCGAGGCCGGGGGCGTCTACGCCGTCGCCAACCTCCGCGGCGGCGGCGAGGAGGGCGAGGACTGGCACCGCGCCGGGATGCTCGGCTCCAAGCAGAACGTCTTCGACGACTTCCACACCGCGGCCGAGTGGCTGGTCGAGCACGGCTGGACGACCCCGGCGCAGCTCTCGATCTCCGGCGGCTCGAACGGCGGCCTGCTCGTCGGCGCCGCCATGACGCAGCGGCCCGACCTCTACGCCGCGGTGGTCTGCTCCGCCCCGCTGCTCGACATGATCCGGTACGAGCTGTTCGGGCTCGGCGAGACCTGGAACGTCGAGTACGGCTCGGCGGCCGACGCCGAGCAGCTCGGCTGGCTGCTCTCGTACTCGCCGTACCACCAGGTGCGCGAGGGGGTCGCGTACCCGGCGCTGCTGCTCACGGTCTTCGACGGCGACACCCGCGTCGACACCCTGCACGCCCGCAAGTTCGCCGCGGCCCTGCAGCACGCGACCACCGGGGACGCCCCGATCCTGGTCCGCCGGGAGAAGGACGTCGGCCACGGGGCCCGGGCCCTGTCCCGCGCGATCGAGGTGAGCGTCGACGCCCTGACGTTCACCGCCGCCCACACCGGAGGGCCGACGTTCCGATGACTGGTGCAGCCGACCCGGGTCCGGAGCCGGCGCCGGGGCCGACCGGCGAGGGAGTGCCGTGCTTCCGCGAGGCGCGGGACTCGCTGTGCAAGAAGATCTACGACTGGACCGGGTCGGACTGGCTCGCCCAGTCCTCGGACTGGTTGATCACGAAACCGCTGCGCATCGTCGTGATCATCGGCTTCGGCCTCGTCCTGCGCTGGCTGCTGCACCGCGCGATCGGGCGGTTCCTGAACCGGACCCCGGTGCTGGCCGACGGCGTCGCCGAGACGGCGACGGCCAAGCGCCGCCGCCGGCAGCGTGCCGCGACGCTGGGCTCGCTGCTCGAGAGCATCACGACCGTCGTCATCTTCGTCTTCGTCGCCCTGATGGCCCTCGACGAGCTCGACTTCAACATCGGTCCGCTGATCGCCGGCGCCGGGATCATGGGCGTCGCCGCGGGCTTCGGCGCGCAGGCAGTGGTCAAGGACTTCCTCTCGGGCATGTTCATGCTGCTGGAGGACCAGTACGGCGTCGGGGACGAGGTGGACCTCGGGGTCGTCGACCTCGACGGCACGATCGGCATCGTCGAGTCGGTGGGTCTGCGCATCACGAGCATCCGCGGCCCGGACGAGGTGCTCTGGCACGTCCGCAACGGCGAGGTCCTGCGCGTCGGCAATCGCAGCCGGCCGCGAACGCAAAGTCGCACCGAAGGCGGGTCTGCCACGACCTGACCGGGGCAGGGGTACCGCATGAGTTTCTGGTCCACCCTGCCCCTCGCCCCGCCCGGAGTCGCCGACCCGGGTCCCAGCCCCGAACCGTCCTTGCTGGTCACCGACGGACGCGCCTGCTTCCAGGGCGTCGAGAGCAAGGGCACGCTCTGCCGCTGGGTCTACGACAACCTCGGGAAGAACGAGACCCTCGCGGAGTCCTCGGACTGGCTGATCGCCAAGCCGGCCAAGGTCCTGCTGATCCTGCTGGCCGCCTGGCTGATCCGGAAGCTGGTTCACCGCGCGATCGGGCGCATGTGCCGCCGGCTCGCCGACGGCGTCGCCCAGCCGAACTTCGCCCGCGGATGGCACCACCTGAGCCGCAACGGCGAGGAGGCGGAGTCCGAGGGGACGCTGGCCAGCGAACGCCGGGCGCAGCGGGCCGCGACCGTCTCCTCCGTGCTGCGCAGCATCGCGACCGGGGTGATCTACACCCTCGCGATGCTGATGGCCCTGTCCGAGATCGGGCTGAACATCGGCCCGCTGATCGCCAGCGCGGGCATCATCGGCGTCGCGCTCGGCTTCGGCGCCCAGTCCGTGGTCAAGGACTTCCTCTCCGGCATCTTCATGGTCATCGAGGACCAGTACGGCGTCGGCGACGTCACCGACCTCGGCGACGCCAGCGGGACGGTCGAGTCGATCGGCCTGCGCGTCACCCGGCTGCGGGACGTCAACGGCACCGTCTGGTACGTCCGCAACGGCGAGATCCTCCGCGTCGGCAACAAGAGTCAGGGCTGGGCGCGGGCGGTCGTCGACGTCGACGTCGCGTACGACGAGGACGTCTCACGGGTCCGTGAGCTGCTGCTGCGCACCGCCAACGAGGTGTTCTCGAAGCCGGAGAACGCCGCGATCGCCATGGACAAGCCCGAGGTGTGGGGTGTCGAGGCCCTGTCCGCCGACTCGGTCGTCGTCCGCCTGGTCGTGAAGACCGTCCCGCTCCAGCAGTGGAAGGCCGCCCGCCTGCTCCGCGAGGCCATCAAGGCGTCGTTCGACGAGGCCGGCGTCGAGATCCCGTTCCCGCAGCGCACGGTGTGGGTCCGGTCCGAGGGCGACGGCAGCGAGACGCAGGTCGAGGCCGTGCAGGTCGGTGTGCCGTCCAGCACATCCAGCCGTCGGGAGGGACCGCCCGCACCCCGCTCGGGCGGTACTGGGGAAAACTAGGGGGCATGACCTTCGACCGCCCGCCCGCCGACTTCTTCGACCGCGTCGGCGGCGAGCAGTTCTTCGTCGACCTCGTCGCTGAGTTCTACCGGGGCGTCGCGGAGGACACCGAGCTGCGGGCGCTGTACCCGGAGTACCCCGACCTCGCCCCCGCCGAGGAGCGGCTGCGGCTGTTCCTCATGCAGTACTGGGGCGGGCCGGGGACCTACTCCCAGCAGCGCGGCCACCCGCGCCTGCGCATGCGGCACGCCCCGTACGTGGTCAACCTCGACATGCGCGACCGCTGGCTGCGCCACATGCGCGCCGCCCTCGACAAGCTCCAGCCCGAGCCGGAGCTCGAGAGCTGGCTGTGGCGCTACTTCGAGATGGCCGCCGACTCGATGCGGAACGTCGAGGGCTAGTCGAGGTCCGGCCCGTCAGTCCGGGTCCGGGACGAGGAAGTGGCTCAGCGCCGTGCGCTCCTCCTCGGAGACGCGGCGCGGGAAGTCCTCCTCGAGGTCGTAGGGCACCAGGACCGTCAGGCCGGTGCAGTACGGGCCGAGGCCGTCGTCGACGGGCTCGTGCACCTCGCTGCGCAGCGTGATCCGGGCCGGCGACATCGCGCTGACCCACGTCGTCACCGCGATCGGGGCCGGCCGGAACGTGAGCTGGCGCAGGTAGTTCACCTTGAGCCGGGCCACGACGAAGGTGCCGTGCCGCGCGTGGGCGGACGCCCGCACTCCGGCAGCTGCGAGCAGCTCGGCCCGGGCCTCCTGCAGGTACGCGGCGTAGGCGACGTTGTTGACGTGCTGGTAGGCGTCCTGGTCGCCCCAGCGCACCTCGATCTCGGTGCGGTGCTTCCGGCCCGTGCTCACTGCGGCCCCCGTCGTCCGCCGGGCTGCGGCACCGGCAGCGCGGCGTCCTCGTAGCTCTGCAGCATCTCGATCTCCCGGGGCCGCAGGGGGCGAGAGCGCTGCGCCTCCCGGTCCACCGCGACCATGACGGACGTGCAGGCCGCGAACGGCTTCGCGTCCGGGCCGTGCTCCCCCACGGGGACGATCCGGTGCGCGACGTCGAAGGACGAGCTCCCGATGCGCGTCACCCAGGACTGCACGTCCACCGCGCGGGCGTCGCGGTAGACCACCGGCCGCTTGAACTCCATGTCGACCGACAACAGGACGAAGCCGTCGGTCGGCAGCGCCTCGGGGTCCGGGGTCCGCGCGCGCTGCTCGGCCTCCGCGGAACCCTCGAACCCGAGCATCTGGATCCGCGCCTGCTCGCAGTACCGGAAGTACAGCGTGTTGTTCACGTGCCGGTAGGCGTCCATGTCCACCCACCGGATCTGCACGGTGACCAGGTGTGCCGGCAACTCCCCGACCTCAGCCGCGGGTGAGCTTGCGGTACGTCGCGCGGTGCGGACGCAACGCCTCCGGGCCGAGCCGCTGGGCCTTGTTCTTCTCGTAGCCCTCGAAGTTGCCCTCGAACCAGAACCACTGCGAGTCACCCTCGTAGGCGAGGATGTGCGTCGCGACGCGGTCGAGGAACCACCGGTCGTGGGAGATGACCACGGCGCAGCCGGGGAACTCCAGCAGCGCGTCCTCGAGCGAGGACAGGGTCTCGACGTCGAGGTCGTTGGTCGGCTCGTCGAGCAGGATCAGGTTGCCGCCCTGCTTGAGCGTCAGCGCCAGGTTGAGGCGGTTGCGCTCACCACCGGAGAGGACCTTCGACGGCTTCTGCTGGTCCGGGCCCTTGAAGCCGAACGCCGACACGTACGCACGCGACGGCATCTCGACCTGCCCGACCTTGATGTAGTCGAGCTCGTCGCTGACGATCTGCCAGATGTTCTTCTCCGGGTCCAGGTTGCTGCGCCCCTGGTCCACGTACGAGATCTTGACCGTCTGGCCGACCTTCACGGTGCCGGAGTCCGGCTGCTCCAGCCCGAGCAGCATCTTGAACAGCGTCGTCTTGCCGGCGCCGTTCGGGCCGATGACACCGACGATGCCGTTGCGCGGGAGCGTGAAGCTCAGGTCGTCGATGAGCAGGCGGTCACCGAAGCCCTTCGACAGATGGTCGACCTCGATGACCACGTCGCCCAGGCGCGGGCCCGGCGGGATCTGGATCTCCTCGAAGTCGAGCTTGCGGTACTTGTCGGCCTCGGCCGCCATCTCCTCGTACCGCTCGAGACGCGCCTTGCTCTTGGTCTGCCGGGCCTTCGGGCTCGACCGCACCCACTCGAGCTCCTGCTCGAGGCGCTTCTTGCGCTTGGCGTCCTTCTGCCCCTCGACCTTGAGGCGCTGCGCCTTGAGGTCCAGGTAGGTCGAGTAGTTGCCCTCGTACGGGTAGGCGCGACCGCGGTCGAGCTCGAGGATCCACTGCGCGACGTTGTCAAGGAAGTACCGGTCGTGGGTGACGGCCACGACGGTGCCGGGGTACTTCTCCAGGTGCTGCTCCAGCCACTCCACGCTCTCGGCGTCGAGGTGGTTGGTGGGCTCGTCGAGCAGGAGCAGGTCGGGCTCCTCCATCAGCAGCTTGCAGAGCGCAACGCGGCGCCGCTCGCCACCGGAGAGCACCTTGACGTCGGCGTCCGGCGGCGGGCAGCGCAGCGCGTCCATCGCGAGCTCGATCTGCGAGTCGAGCTCCCAGGCGTTGCGGTGCTCGATCTCGTCGGAGAGCTTGCCCATCTCCTCCATGAGCTCGTCGCTGTAGTCCGTGGCCATGAGCTCGGAGACCTCGTTGTAGCGGTTGAGGATCGCCTTGGTCTCCGCGACGGCCAGCTCGACGTTCTCCAGGACGGTCTTGCTCTCGTCCAGCGGCGGCTCCTGCAGCAGGATGCCGACGGTGTAGCCCGGCGAGAGCATGGCGTCACCGTTCGAGGGCTGCTGCAGCCCGGCCATGATCTGCAGGACCGTCGACTTCCCCGCCCCGTTCGGGCCGACGACGCCGATCTTCGCGCCGGGCAGGAACGACAGGGTGACGTCATCGAGGATGACCTTGTCGCCGTGCGCCTTGCGCGCCTTGCGGAACGTGTAGATGAACTCAGCCACGCCCGGCACTTTATGCCGCGGGCTCGCTCTGCGTTTGCGCGCCCTCCAGGGCCGTGACCGGCGTCTCTTCGCGCTCCTCCGCCCACGCCGGACGCACCGGCGGCTGCTGGAGGTAGGCCTTGCGGATCTTGAGGTCGAAACCGACGTGCTGGGCGTTGATCTGCACCGTCCGGCCGCGGGCGCGATCGGTCTCCCAGTCCCGGATCTCGAGCTTCCCCTGGACGATGACCGGGTCACCACGGCGCACGCACTCCAGGACGTGACGGCCGAGCTTGTCCCAGCAGACGACGTCGAAGTAGTTGGTCACCCCGTCGCGCCAGATCCCGTCGTCCCCTTTCCAGGACGAGGTGCTCGCGAGCCGGAACTTCACGGGCGCGGTGTCCGATCGCTGTGACGGGTCGTCGGCCGCCACCACGCCGCACACGGTCACCCACGTCTGGCTGGACATGTCCTGCTCCTCCCCGGCGACCGGACTCTCCGACCGCCCGGGGCAAGCCTGCGCCCTCGCGCGGACCCCGATGTCGCCGTCTGTGGACAACGTCGGGGGTGTGCGCGTTGTGGAAAACCGCGGGAGATCAGCGAGAGCGACGCTCGTGCTGCGTATCCTCGAGCGTCATTCGCGAAGGCCCCCGTAGCTCAGCGGATAGAGCAGCGGATTTCTACTCCGCGTGCCGGGAGTTCGAATCTCTCCGGGGGCGCCGGTTTCCTGCGGCGGTCGACCGTCAGTCGAGCTGCAGCAGGACCTCGCCGTCGCGCACGATGGCCGGGACGGTGTCGAGGCCCTTCGGCTTGCGGCCGAGGGCGAGCGCGCCGCGCGACCACTTCGGCAGGGAGCGGCCGGCGAAGCCGCCCACCCAGTCGCGGTTCTCGCCGGAGCAGACGTCGAAGCGCGAGTTGTGCCACGCGCACTGCACGACGCCGTCGTCGTAGGTGAGTCCACCCGGGCCCTTGGTCAGGGAGAAGCCGAGGTGCGGGCACCGGTTCACCACCGCACACACCGACTCCCCGGTGCGGGCGACGAGCACCTTCTTCCCCCCGACCTCGACGGGCGTCAGGCTCCCGTTGGCGAACTCGTCGAGCTTTCCGGCCGAGACTTCCGCAGCCATGTCAGACCTCCGGGGCGTTCGCGCCGCCGTCGGGCACGGCCGCGGCGTTCCCCGCCTCAGAGCAAAGCGCAAACGGGCGAATGGTTGATAGCCCCACAAAGGCCATAGTTCGTATCCTGTGGCCCTCATGGGTCGGCACAGCGCGCCGGCCGGTGCGCGTCCGCTCGAACGCGCGACGACGTCCCGGTCGGCTTCTTCACACCGCGCCGCGGGACGCCGCCGCCTGGACACGGCCCCAAGCGCCCCACCCGCCCCGGAGCCCTCTCCCGTTGCGTTCGAGCCCGTGGCGGTCGAGCCCGTCGTGGTGGAGCCCGTGGCGGTCGAGCCCGTTGCGGTCGAGCCGGAACCCCCGACGCTCCCCGTTCCGCCGCCGCTGCCGACCCCGGCCTCGATGCGGGAGGCCGGGATCGAGCCACCCCGCCTCGCCCCGGTCCGCGGCCGGCACGCCCGTCCTGCCCCCGAGCCGGAGCCGACGCCACCCCCGCGGCCCACTCCGAAGCCCCAGCCGGTCCGTGTCACGGCGCCGCCGGCCCCCAAGCCGGCACCGGCACCTGCGCCGGCTCCCGCTCCCGCGCCGGCCCCAGCTCCCGCACCGGCCCCGCCGCCCGGTCGGGTCGCGACCCTGGAACGGCCGACCGCTCCACGTCCCGCCCCGGCGGCGCCAGCGGCTGCGGCGGCGCCGGCGGCGGTTGCGGAAGCACCGGTCCCGGCGCGACCCAGCCTGGCGAAGCGGGTCGCGGCGCTGCCCCGGGCGCTGCTGGAGACCGTCGCCTGGGGCGGGTTCGCCGCGGTCGTGGCGCTCGTGGTGATCGCGCTCAGCGACGTCAGCGTCGGGACCGCCGCGCTGTGGGCGGGAGCGCTCAGCGGGATCGTCGTGCTGGCCGTCGCGGTGATGGCCCTGACGGGCACCCACCTGGACGACCTCGGTTCACCAGGGAGAACGTCGGAGTCCCACGACTAGGGTGGGTCGAATGAATGACCGCCTGGTGTGGATCGACTGCGAGATGACGGGGCTCAGCCTCGAACAGGATGCGTTGATCGAAGTGGCGGTCCTCGTCACCGACTCCGAGCTGAACATCCTCGGGGACGGCGTCGACGTCGTCATCAAGCCGCCGGACGCGGCGCTGGAGACCATGCCGGACGTCGTCCGCAACATGCACACCTCCTCGGGCCTGCTGAACGAGTTGCCGGGCGGCAAGACGCTGGCGGAGGCCGAGGAGATGGTCCTCGCCTACATCCGCGAGTGGGTGCCCGAGCCCAACAAGTCGCCGCTGGCGGGCAACAGCGTCGCCACCGACCGCGGGTTCCTCGCGCGGGACATGGAGAAGGTCGAGAAGTATCTGCACTACCGGATCGTCGACGTCTCCTCGATCAAGGAGCTCGCCCGGCGCTGGTACCCGCGCGCGTACTTCAACGCGCCGGCGAAAACCGGCAACCACCGGGCGCTGGCCGACATCCGGGAGAGCATCGCCGAGCTCCGGTACTACCGGGAGGCCGTCTTCGTCCCCGACCCCGGGCCCGACACCGCCACCGCGAAGGCGATCGCCGCGAAGTACGCCTCACCCCCGGCCCCGGCTCCCGAGCAGCCGACCGCATAACCGGTCACGAGCGCCGTCGCGGCATGGGTAGACTCTGCTGGCCGCTGCGGCGGTCATGGTGGGCGTAGCTCAGCTGGTAGAGCACCGGGTTGTGGTCCCGGTGGCCGCGGGTTCAAGTCCCGTCGCTCACCCCAGACGGAAGCGCTGAGGCGGGTGGGAGCAGAAGCTCTCACCCGCCTCACGCATTTCCGGGCGCCTCACGCGTTCAGCCGCGTCTGCGACACGCCGTGTCGCGATGTGATTGCTTTCCACCCGTTCGGGCGCTACGGATTCGGCCGGTGTCGACCGATTTGTATGACATGGGTAGCTGCAACCGACGACCTCAGGACGGCTCTCGCGAGTACCTGGCGCTCGACATGCTCGACCGCGGAATCCCCCTGACCCTGCTCCCCGATCTCGCCTGGCCGGGCGACCTCGAGGCGCGACGCGCCAACCGGTTTCACCGAAGCCTCACCCGTTTGCTAGCCTCACACCGCTCGCGCGCCGCTAGCTCAACTGGCAGAGCAGCTGACTCTTAATCAGCGGGTTGGGGGTTCAAGTCCCTCGCGGCGCACCAGCGGGAACCGCAGGCCTGAGGCCTGCGGTTTCTTCGTTTCCGGGCCGGCCCCGCACCGGGGCGACCTTGTCCGCCCCGGGAGCCTCAGGCGGCTGGCTCGTCGGGTGCGGGGCGGGGTTGTGGTCGTTCTCGGGGTTCCCTCGGCCGGTCGGGTTCGATCAGGGGTGGGATCTCGACGTCGTAGACGGCGCCGAGGCGGGTGATCCAGCGGACCTTGCGGTCGTTGAGGCGGAGGAGTTGCCAGCCGCCTTTGGTTTTGAGGTCGTGGTCGTGCTCGCACAGGGGTCCGAGGTTCCCGGCCAGGGTGAGGCCGCCGCGGGCGTGGTCGAGGGTGTGGTCGATCTCGGACCGGGCGGCGGGGAGCCGGCAGCCGGGGCCTTGGCAGGTCGTCATCCGCAGTTGGGTGTCCCGGCGTAGCCCTGAGGGGGAAGCGGCGGCGGGCGTCCGCGGGGTCCGGCCCGGCCGGGTCGCCCTTCTCGGCGCCGGCGGTGGCCAGGAGGTGTTGGCGGCCGATCTCGACCAGGACGGGGCGCCAGAGCGCGATCTGGGCGCTGGTGACGGTCTCCTCGATCAGTGCCTGCAGCAGGGCCGCGGGGATCAGGAGGTCGACGATGCCGTGGTCACTGGTCCGGCGCCGTTCCCAGTCGACCGGCCGCGCGCCGACCAGCCCGGAGGAGATCGCGTACCCGTCGGGGCCGGTGACCGCGAACCGCCATTGCCCGGCCGACAGCTTCTCCGCCCACTCCCACGCCAGTTCGGCGTGGATCGGTCCCTGCCCGGCGAGTTCGGCGGGGTCGCGGTCCATTCCGAGCAGGGTGGAGAGCTTCGCGGTGAGCTGCACCCCGCGGTGCGGGGACCGCACCACCGGCGCCGGCTCCGCCGCCGGTTCGGGCTGCGGCTCGGGCTCGGGCTCCGCCTGGGGCTCCGACTCGGGCTCGGGCTCCTCCTCGTGCTCGGGCTCCGGCACGTCCGTCTGGTCGGTCTCGGCCGTCTCGACCGTCTCGGCCGTCTCCGCATCGGTGGGGCGGGTGGCGGCGAGGTGGGCGAGGATCTGGTCGTCGGTGAAGTCGGCGTAGGTGCCGTCCAGCAGGTTGAGCGCGATCTCCGAGCGCAGGTGATCCACCGGCCGCGGGTCCCCGGCACGTTTGGCGTCGTCGGCGAGTTTGCGGACCCGGGCGATGGCGGCGGCGACCCGGGCGGGGTCCTGATTCTGCGCGGCCAGGGTGGCGGTGCCGTCCTCGTTGCGCCAGGAGATCACCCGCCGCTCGCGGTAGGCCTCTTGAAATCGCCGTTGGGCCCAGTCCGGGTCGAGTTGGATGCCGAGTTTGCGGCACCGCGCCCCGATCTGCTCACTGGTCCAGGGGCGGTCGGCGTCGATCGAGCAGTGTCCGAGGATTTCGTCGATCACGGTGGTGGCGTGCTCGTCGCTCATGTCCCGGGTCCAGAAGTGGATCACCCGGGCCCGTTCGATACTCAGGTCCCCGGCGGCCATGGCGGCGTGCAGCTTGGGGAACCGGCGCACGACGGCCCAGGCGAAGTCGAGCAGTTCGTTGCCCGAGTAGGCCGAGATCCGCAGCGCGGTGCGGACCTCGTCCCCGCCCCAGCGGTCCGGGGCGGGCAGGCGCACGATCTCGTCGCCGGAATCCAGGCCCCGGGACCCGACCTCGGCCACCAGACCCAACCAGACCGCGTGGGCGGCGTTCAGTTGCCGTTGGCCGGCGCGTAACAGCGCGACCGACTCGGCCCCGGTCATCGACGCGCACTCGCCCTCGCCGGGCGCGATGCCCAACGAGATGCCCCACGCACTCGGCGTGGGAACCCCTGCTGCTGCTGTCGATGTCCCCGTCATCACTGATGAACCTAGACGGCACCACCGACAGTCCGTTTTCGTCGACGCCTGGGTCCGCCGCGGCCCTGGATCCCCGGCGACGCAACGTCTCTGACACCTCATCAGCACCACCGGCACCTGCACAAGAGATGTCATCTCCAGTGCATGTCGGGCCTGCACAAGAGATGTCATCTCCAGTGCATGTCAAGAAGGGGTGACACCCCTTACTGCGGAGTAAGGGGTGTCACCCCTTCTTGACGGGACTTGATGAGGCGTCAGAACGGCCGGACGACCGTCGGCATGATCGTCTGGCTGTACCGGTAGGTGGTGACCTTGCCGATCCGGACGGTGTCGGGGCCGGAGACCGCCTCGAGGATCTTGCCCTTGCCCAGGTAGATCCCTACGTGGTTGACGCGGCCGGTCTCGTTGCTCCGGTAGAAGATCAGGTCCCCGCGCTTGCGCTCGGCGA
Encoded proteins:
- the orn gene encoding oligoribonuclease; the encoded protein is MNDRLVWIDCEMTGLSLEQDALIEVAVLVTDSELNILGDGVDVVIKPPDAALETMPDVVRNMHTSSGLLNELPGGKTLAEAEEMVLAYIREWVPEPNKSPLAGNSVATDRGFLARDMEKVEKYLHYRIVDVSSIKELARRWYPRAYFNAPAKTGNHRALADIRESIAELRYYREAVFVPDPGPDTATAKAIAAKYASPPAPAPEQPTA